The following coding sequences are from one Arthrobacter sp. PvP023 window:
- a CDS encoding pyridoxal phosphate-dependent aminotransferase, whose product MAEFKQSTKLHNVLYDIRGPILQAAQQMEAEGHRILKLNIGNPAPFGFEAPDAILVDMIRHLPHAQGYSDSRGIFSARTAVSQYYQTRGIQNIHVDDIYLGNGVSELITMSLMALLDDGDEVLIPTPDYPLWTASVALASGRPVHYLCDEESGWQPDLEDLESKITPRTKGIVVINPNNPTGAVYPEETLKRIVALAEKHGLVLFADEIYEKILYEDAVHVNLAGLTGDDVLCLTFSGLSKAYRVCGYRAGWMAISGPKKDAADYLEGISLLANMRLCANVPAQHAIQTALGGYQSINDLILPGGRLLEQRNKAYDLLNAIPGVSTQQARGALYLFPKLDPEVFHIRDDEKFVLDLLREQKILVSHGRAFNWVRPDHFRMVTLPNVKDIEEAIGRMGDFLSRYQGN is encoded by the coding sequence CCTCTACGACATCCGTGGACCGATTCTTCAGGCCGCCCAGCAAATGGAGGCAGAGGGTCACCGGATCCTCAAACTGAACATCGGAAACCCGGCCCCGTTTGGTTTTGAAGCGCCGGACGCGATCCTGGTGGACATGATCCGCCATCTGCCCCATGCCCAGGGCTACAGTGACTCCCGCGGCATATTCTCCGCCCGGACCGCAGTGTCTCAGTATTACCAGACCCGCGGTATCCAGAACATCCACGTGGACGACATCTACCTCGGCAACGGCGTCAGCGAGCTCATCACCATGTCGCTCATGGCCCTCCTCGACGACGGCGACGAGGTTTTGATTCCCACGCCTGACTACCCGCTCTGGACCGCCTCCGTGGCCCTCGCAAGCGGGCGCCCGGTGCATTATCTCTGTGATGAGGAGTCCGGCTGGCAGCCGGACCTGGAGGACCTCGAATCCAAGATCACTCCGCGCACCAAGGGAATTGTGGTGATCAACCCGAACAACCCCACCGGTGCGGTGTATCCCGAGGAAACCCTCAAAAGGATCGTGGCCCTGGCTGAAAAGCACGGCCTGGTCCTTTTCGCGGATGAAATCTACGAGAAGATCCTGTACGAGGACGCTGTCCATGTGAACCTGGCCGGCCTCACCGGCGACGACGTCCTGTGCCTGACCTTCAGCGGGTTGTCCAAGGCATACCGCGTGTGCGGGTACCGGGCCGGCTGGATGGCGATTTCCGGGCCAAAGAAGGACGCCGCCGACTACCTCGAAGGCATCAGCCTGCTTGCCAACATGCGCTTGTGTGCCAACGTGCCTGCCCAGCATGCCATCCAGACGGCATTGGGCGGATACCAGAGCATCAATGACCTGATCCTGCCCGGGGGCCGCCTGCTGGAACAGCGGAACAAGGCTTACGACCTGCTCAATGCCATCCCCGGCGTCAGTACGCAGCAGGCCAGGGGGGCGCTGTACCTGTTTCCGAAACTGGATCCGGAGGTCTTCCACATCCGGGACGACGAAAAGTTTGTCCTGGACCTGCTCCGTGAGCAGAAGATCCTCGTTTCCCACGGCCGCGCCTTTAACTGGGTCCGGCCGGATCACTTCCGGATGGTCACGCTGCCCAACGTGAAGGATATCGAAGAGGCAATCGGCCGGATGGGGGACTTCCTGAGCCGGTACCAGGGGAACTAG
- a CDS encoding polyphosphate kinase 2 family protein produces MSGIETFDEHPSGTLAAGEGFRLSDVDPDSTPGYPGGKSDGQALLAELDGKLATLQEKLFAEAKFGGTKRVLLILQAMDTAGKGGIVAHVVGAMDPQGVQLKAFKAPTDEEKSYDFLWRIEKEVPAAGMVGVFDRSHYEDVLIHRVHGWASPEELERRYTAINEFEARLSASGTRIVKVMLNISRDEQKARLLARLDDPSKHWKYSSGDLKERAFWDDYMAAFQAAFDKTHTEVAPWHVIPANKKWYARIAVQQLLLQALEDLHLEWPAAEFDVDFERSLVERS; encoded by the coding sequence ATGTCAGGAATCGAAACATTCGACGAACACCCCTCGGGAACCCTCGCAGCCGGTGAGGGGTTCAGGCTGTCCGACGTCGATCCGGACTCCACTCCGGGGTACCCTGGCGGCAAATCGGACGGACAGGCACTCCTGGCCGAACTCGACGGCAAACTTGCCACCCTCCAGGAGAAGCTGTTCGCCGAAGCCAAATTCGGCGGCACCAAGCGCGTCCTGCTGATCCTCCAGGCCATGGACACGGCGGGGAAGGGCGGCATTGTGGCCCACGTCGTGGGTGCCATGGACCCGCAGGGTGTGCAGCTCAAGGCGTTCAAGGCGCCCACCGATGAGGAAAAGTCCTACGACTTCCTCTGGCGGATCGAAAAGGAAGTACCCGCGGCCGGCATGGTGGGCGTGTTTGACCGCTCCCACTATGAGGATGTGCTCATCCACCGCGTCCACGGCTGGGCCTCCCCGGAGGAGCTGGAGCGGCGCTACACGGCGATCAACGAATTTGAAGCCAGGCTTTCAGCCAGCGGCACCCGAATCGTCAAGGTGATGTTGAACATCAGCCGGGACGAACAGAAAGCCCGCCTGCTGGCCCGGCTGGACGATCCTTCGAAGCACTGGAAGTACAGCAGCGGCGACTTGAAGGAGCGTGCCTTCTGGGACGACTACATGGCCGCCTTCCAGGCGGCCTTCGACAAGACGCACACCGAAGTGGCGCCCTGGCATGTGATCCCGGCGAACAAGAAGTGGTACGCGCGCATCGCCGTGCAACAACTGCTGCTCCAGGCCCTGGAAGACCTCCACCTTGAATGGCCCGCTGCGGAATTCGACGTCGACTTTGAGCGGAGCCTCGTGGAAAGGTCCTGA
- a CDS encoding exodeoxyribonuclease VII small subunit has translation MAAEHNPNADIEALSYEEAREQLVAVVGKLEAGGASLEDSLALWERGEALARRCEEWLEGARKRLAAARNQAGPES, from the coding sequence TTGGCAGCAGAACACAACCCGAACGCGGACATCGAAGCGCTGAGCTACGAGGAGGCACGCGAGCAGCTTGTGGCTGTCGTGGGCAAGCTGGAAGCCGGCGGGGCCAGCCTGGAGGACTCGCTCGCGCTGTGGGAGCGGGGCGAGGCCCTTGCCAGGCGCTGTGAGGAGTGGCTGGAAGGCGCCCGCAAGCGGCTGGCCGCCGCCCGTAACCAGGCCGGCCCGGAGTCGTAG
- the xseA gene encoding exodeoxyribonuclease VII large subunit has protein sequence MPDNVPAATTVPATAAETSPDNPWPLQLLSQKLKAHIDRTPSAWVEGQVIELNRRGGSAFMTLRDVDAEISLPASIWSNVLDRQDVPLERGSRVVALLKAEFWLKTGRLNMSVKDIRPVGLGDLLARIERLRHALSMEGLFADSRKKRLPLLPHRIGLITGRDSDAKKDVLRNAALRWPAVEFEIREVAVQGNTAVSQIMGALRDLDADPHVDVIVIARGGGALEDLLPFSNEDLIRAVSNASTPVVSAIGHEADRPILDDVADLRASTPTDAAKRIVPDVVEELARVRQARDQLRRGVNRLVEREADRLASLHSRPVLAAPEVMVSARAEDVARLSSRSRAAISTAVLRGADQILHLRNQVRSLSPQQTLDRGYAVVQVAGRAPAEDAPLDVVRHPSQAPEGSDLFVRVAGGSFAARSTGGQRITDT, from the coding sequence GTGCCTGACAATGTGCCCGCGGCCACCACGGTTCCTGCCACGGCTGCCGAAACGAGCCCGGACAATCCCTGGCCCCTGCAGTTACTGTCCCAGAAGCTCAAAGCCCACATCGACCGGACTCCCTCCGCTTGGGTCGAAGGCCAGGTCATTGAGTTGAACCGCCGCGGCGGCAGCGCCTTCATGACGCTCCGGGACGTAGACGCCGAAATATCGCTGCCGGCGTCCATCTGGTCGAATGTGCTGGATCGCCAGGACGTTCCCCTGGAACGGGGTTCCAGGGTGGTGGCACTCCTGAAAGCCGAGTTCTGGCTGAAGACCGGACGCCTCAACATGTCGGTGAAGGACATCCGGCCGGTGGGGCTGGGAGACCTGTTGGCGCGGATTGAGCGGCTCCGCCACGCACTTTCCATGGAAGGGCTCTTCGCGGACTCCCGGAAGAAACGCCTCCCGCTCCTCCCCCACCGGATCGGCCTGATCACCGGACGCGATTCCGACGCCAAGAAGGACGTCCTGCGCAATGCCGCCCTCCGGTGGCCCGCGGTCGAATTCGAGATCCGGGAAGTCGCTGTGCAGGGAAACACGGCTGTGTCCCAGATTATGGGCGCGCTGCGGGACCTCGATGCCGACCCGCATGTTGACGTCATTGTGATTGCCCGCGGCGGCGGTGCGCTTGAGGACCTCCTGCCCTTCAGTAATGAGGATCTGATCAGGGCAGTGTCCAATGCCTCGACGCCGGTGGTCAGCGCGATCGGCCACGAGGCGGACCGTCCCATCCTCGACGACGTCGCTGACCTACGGGCCTCCACGCCCACGGACGCGGCAAAGAGGATTGTTCCTGACGTCGTGGAGGAGCTCGCCCGGGTACGGCAGGCCAGGGACCAGCTCCGGCGCGGCGTGAACCGCCTGGTGGAGCGGGAAGCCGACCGGCTGGCCTCCCTGCATTCACGGCCCGTGCTCGCCGCGCCGGAGGTCATGGTCAGCGCCCGGGCCGAAGACGTGGCCCGGCTCAGCAGCCGCTCCCGTGCAGCCATCAGCACGGCAGTACTGCGAGGGGCTGACCAGATCCTCCATCTCCGCAACCAGGTCCGATCCCTCTCCCCGCAGCAGACGCTGGATCGGGGCTACGCAGTGGTGCAGGTCGCCGGGAGGGCCCCGGCCGAAGACGCACCGCTGGACGTCGTTCGGCACCCTTCGCAGGCTCCGGAGGGCTCGGATCTATTCGTACGGGTTGCCGGCGGGTCCTTTGCCGCCCGGTCCACGGGCGGCCAGCGAATAACCGATACCTAA
- a CDS encoding 4-hydroxy-3-methylbut-2-enyl diphosphate reductase, with product MTTSAVSIPMPSIPRRRRSPEDVLAAAPVPGPKKVLLAAPRGYCAGVDRAVIAVEKALEHYGPPVYVRKQIVHNVHVVSSLEEKGAIFVDETDEVPEGALVIFSAHGVSPAVVQSAEDRGLRTIDATCPLVTKVHREAVRFAKDDFDILLIGHDGHEEVEGTAGEAPEHIQIINGPHEVDKVTVRDPEKVIWLSQTTLSVDETMETVRLLKERFPTLQDPPSDDICYATTNRQVAIKKISPQADLVIVVGSANSSNSVRLVEVALEYGAKASYRVDFANEVDEAWFEGVATVGVTSGASVPEVLVKDVLRLLADYGYGSVEEVVTAEEDLLFSLPKELRATLKKSGDVTRALGGRGARA from the coding sequence ATGACCACCTCAGCTGTCTCCATACCCATGCCGTCAATTCCACGCAGGCGCCGATCGCCTGAGGACGTGCTGGCTGCGGCCCCGGTGCCCGGTCCCAAAAAAGTGCTTCTCGCAGCTCCCCGCGGCTACTGCGCCGGAGTGGACCGGGCAGTCATTGCGGTTGAGAAGGCACTGGAGCACTATGGTCCGCCTGTGTACGTCCGAAAGCAGATCGTTCACAACGTTCACGTCGTGAGCTCGCTTGAGGAGAAGGGCGCCATCTTCGTTGATGAGACCGATGAGGTCCCCGAAGGTGCGCTGGTCATCTTTTCCGCCCACGGGGTATCGCCCGCAGTGGTGCAGTCGGCAGAGGACCGTGGCCTGCGGACCATTGATGCCACCTGTCCGCTGGTCACCAAGGTGCACCGGGAAGCCGTCCGATTCGCCAAGGACGACTTTGACATCCTCCTCATCGGCCACGACGGCCACGAGGAAGTTGAAGGCACGGCCGGTGAAGCTCCTGAGCACATCCAGATCATCAACGGCCCGCACGAAGTGGATAAGGTGACGGTCAGGGATCCGGAAAAGGTCATCTGGCTGTCGCAGACCACACTGAGCGTGGATGAAACGATGGAAACAGTCCGGCTGCTGAAGGAACGCTTCCCGACGCTGCAGGACCCGCCCAGCGACGACATCTGCTACGCCACCACCAACCGCCAGGTGGCCATTAAGAAGATCTCCCCGCAGGCCGACCTGGTCATCGTGGTGGGTTCGGCCAATTCCTCCAACTCTGTCCGGCTAGTGGAAGTTGCACTGGAATACGGTGCCAAGGCGTCCTACCGCGTCGACTTCGCCAACGAAGTGGATGAGGCGTGGTTCGAGGGCGTCGCCACGGTTGGCGTCACCTCCGGCGCATCGGTTCCGGAGGTGCTGGTCAAGGATGTGCTCCGGCTCCTTGCGGACTACGGCTACGGCAGCGTGGAGGAAGTGGTCACAGCGGAGGAAGACCTGCTCTTCTCCCTGCCCAAGGAGCTTCGCGCAACGCTCAAGAAGTCCGGCGACGTGACCCGAGCCCTCGGCGGACGAGGCGCGCGGGCCTGA